The proteins below come from a single Aegilops tauschii subsp. strangulata cultivar AL8/78 chromosome 6, Aet v6.0, whole genome shotgun sequence genomic window:
- the LOC109746538 gene encoding uncharacterized protein, translating into MTMISEDGDISALLSEPNLDEEQAVTPGSDDFLPAILESIKSNEKEVELSPEEAAWADSCFVQTSELSDEDWGALKQALLDSLQEPTEGSRDTTEVMLDQGTHVLSEAESHTLLVEKDTQDDNVEMEQQGNSDDDKDAEVGDVTNVIRGADEHGRQMDGYTADELVSSEVIEQAESRDSIFKVWDLDVSFSEDESELELIKDLKKLLKGKPQDATYPPPGDAAKALSEINVDELVAGLSNLSLQRNQ; encoded by the coding sequence ATGACCATGATTTCTGAAGATGGAGATATCTCAGCTCTGCTCTCTGAACCAAATCTAGATGAAGAGCAGGCTGTGACTCCCGGATCCGATGATTTCTTGCCTGCTATTTTGGAATCAATTAAATCAAATGAAAAGGAAGTCGAACTTTCACCTGAGGAGGCAGCTTGGGCTGATTCGTGTTTTGTGCAGACTTCTGAACTGTCAGATGAAGACTGGGGTGCATTGAAGCAAGCCTTGCTTGATTCCCTTCAAGAGCCAACGGAAGGTTCACGTGATACCACTGAGGTCATGCTTGACCAAGGCACCCATGTACTTTCAGAGGCGGAATCCCACACTCTGCTTGTCGAAAAAGATACTCAGGATGATAATGTAGAGATGGAGCAACAAGGCAATAGCGATGATGACAAGGATGCTGAAGTTGGGGACGTTACAAATGTAATTAGAGGTGCAGATGAGCATGGCAGGCAAATGGACGGATACACTGCAGATGAGCTGGTCTCATCTGAAGTCATCGAGCAGGCAGAGTCGAGGGATTCTATCTTCAAGGTTTGGGATCTAGACGTGTCCTTCTCCGAGGATGAGAGCGAGCTCGAACTCATCAAGGACCTCAAGAAACTCCTCAAGGGCAAGCCTCAGGATGCTACGTATCCGCCTCCTGGTGACGCAGCCAAGGCTCTGAGCGAGATAAACGTTGATGAACTTGTGGCGGGCTTGAGTAACCTGTCGCTGCAGCGAAACCAGTAG